CGACAGCCGATGCACGTGCGGACCGGTCCTTCTGGTCTTCTGTGCGGAGCAGCCGAAGTCTCGCGCTGGATCACGGTTCAGTCTAGCCATACCTGGTCGTCACACAGAAATACCAGGCAATTGAACCGTGGCTGGGGCCTCACCCAGCGGGTACCGCCTCCGCATCGCTGCGGATGTCGATGCGCCAGCCGGTCAGCCGTGCGGCCAGGCGGGCGTTCTGTCCTTCTTTGCCGATCGCCAGCGACAACTGGAAATCCGGCACCACGACGCGGGCGGCGCGGGCGGTCTCGTCGATGACGCTCACCGACACCACTTTCGCCGGTGACAGGGCGTTGGCCACGAACTTCGCCGGGTCGGGATCGAAGTCGATGATGTCGATCTTCTCGCCGGACAGCTCGCTCATCACGTTGCGCACCCGCTGGCCCATCGGTCCGATGCACGCCCCCTTGGCGTTGAGTCCGGGGACCCGCGACGTCACCGCGATCTTCGAGCGGTGGCCCGCCTCACGCGCGACCGCGACGATCTCCACCGACCCCTCGGCGATCTCCGGAACCTCCAGCGAGAACAGCTTGCGCACCAGGTTGGGGTGCGTGCGCGACAGCGTGATCAGCGGCTCGCGCGCCCCGCGAGTGACGCCGACGACGTAGCAGCGCAGGCGGTCGCCGTGTTCGTAGCGCTCCCCCGGTACCTGCTCGGCCGCGGGGATGACGCCCTCCGATCCTTTCGTCTCGCTTCCCATCCGGACGACGACGAGCCCGCGGGCGTTGGCGCGTGCATCGCGCTGGATGACGCCGCCGACGATGTCACCCTCGCGGGCGGAGAACTCGCCGTAGTTCTTCTCGTTCTCGGCGTCGCGCAGCCGCTGCAGGATCACCTGACGTGCAGTGGTCGCCGCGATACGGCCGAAACCCTCTGGGGTGTCATCCCATTCAGAGATGACATTGCCGTCTTCGTCGGTTTCGCGTGCCAGCACCTGGACCACGCCGGTCTTGCGGTCGATCTCGATGCGGGCGTCGGCCTCGTGGCCCTCCGTGTGCCGATACGCGGTCAGCAACGCAGATTTGATGGTTTCGACGACGACATCGACCGAAATCCCCTTGTCGGCCTCGATGGCGTGCAACGCCGCCATGTCAATGTTCACCGCGGAGCCTCCTTCTCAGATAGACCGGCCAGCTCCAGCTCGCGCTGATTCGGAGGTGAGAACTCAACCTGTACAACTGCTTTGGCGATGCTGTCCATCGCTATTTCGCGGACCGAGAGAGCGGCGCTGCGAGGATCGCGCACGATCAATCGCACAGTGCCATCGCTGGTTTCACCCAGTCGGCCGGTCAGTTCGGCGCCGTCGGACAGTGTCAGGTCGACCTTGCGACCCCGGGCCCGACGGAAATGCTTCTCAGTGGTCAGCGGCCGGTCGACGCCCGGCGAGGTGACCTCGAGGACGTAGGGCGTCGCGCTGCGATCGACACGATCCAGCAATTCGGATGCGGACCGGGACAACGCGGCAGCCGCGTCAAGGTCCAGGCCTTGGTCGCCGTCAGCCACGACGGTGATTCGAGGGGGGCGCGCGGCGGCGTCGATGACTACGTTCTCAATCTCGTAGCCTGCGCGCGCGAACTCACCGTCAAGTAGCTCGACCACCTGTTTCTGCGACGGCAATCCCGCTGAGCGCTCCGTCACGGCGAGCTCCTCATCTTGAGTTGTCTCCGACACTGGTTCGGTGTGCCTTCGGCGCGAAACCGGTACAGACACTGGACCTGCGTATCAACGATACGCCAGCGCCGGGGTGCTAAAAGGCAAAAAGCGCGGTGGCGATGGGCACCGCCCACAATGGCAAGATGTTGCACGTGCCGAGCCCTTCGCTGACCCTCAGCAGGCGTCAAGTCCTGGTCGGAGCGGCGGCTTTGGCGCTGCTGGGCGCCTCGGTTTCGGCGTGCGGGTCGTCGTCGGAGCCACCACCGGAAGTCGCCGAGCTGGAGGCACAACTGGACCGGGCTCGCGCCGACAGCCAACTGGCGACCGACGCGGCGGCCGTCGCGAAAGGGGACACCGCCGAGGCGTTGACCACGGTGGCGTCGGAGCGGTCGGCACATGCGCAGGCCCTGTCCGACGAGCTGGTCCGGATGCGTGGGGCCGACACGCCCACGAGCACCACATCCTCACCGCCCTCACCGACCGAGACGACGGCCGAGCCCGCGAAGGCGCCGACGGCAGAGGACGTCATCGAGGCGCTGCGCACCTCGGCCGGCAGCGCGGCCGGCCTGGCCGCCAAGATGTCGGGTTATCGGGCTGGGCTGCTCGGCTCGATCGCCGCGGCGTGTGCCGCCGCCTACTCCGTCGCACTGGCTCCGCAGGAGCAACCGCAGTGACGTCGCCCCGGCCATCGCCCACGCCCAGCTCACCCTCCTCAACGTCACCGACCACGACCACGTCGTCGCGCGCCGCCGAGCCCACCAGCCCGACGCGGCCGCCGAATCCCGCCGACGGCGCATTGTTCGACGCGATCGCGACCGCACAGGCCGCGATCTACGGATACGGGATCGTGTCGGCGCATGCTTCACCCGACATGAACTACCTGGTGTCGTCGTCCATGGCGCAGCACCGCAAGCGGCGCGAGGAGGCTCTCGCCATGCTGGAGGCGCGATCGGTGGAGGCGCCATTGCCCGCCGCCGGCTACCAGTTGCCCATGGAGGTCGACAACCCCACGGACGCAGCCGAACTCGCGGTGCGGATGGAAAAGGACTCCGCCGTCGCATGGCGCGCCGTCATCGAGCAGGCCACCGACGAGCAGGAGCGTGCGTTCGGCGTCAGCGCGCTGACGGAGTGTGCGGTCACGGCGGCGGAGTGGAGCCGGGTGCTGGGCACGAAACCGATCACGGTCGCGTTCCCGGGCGGCAGCGAGTAGCTCCCCCGCAGCGTCTGCGCCTACACCCCTCCGCGAGCTGGGCCCACACCCTCCGCGAGCAGACGCCAACTCCCCCTAAATCGCCCAATTTTGGGGGTTTCCGCGTCTGCTCGCGGTCAGGAAGCTCGCGGTCAGGAAGTGAGCGCCGCCGCGATCTCGGTGGCCGCGTCGGCGACGGGAACTTCCCGCGTTTCGCCGGTGAACCGGTTACGCAACTCGACCACACCGTCGGCCCAGCCGCGGCCGACCACCACGATCCACGGCACACCAAGCAGCTCGGCGTCCTTGAACTTGACGCCCGGCGAGGCGGTGCGGTCGTCGAGCAGCAGCTCGAGCCCGCGGCGGTCAAGTTCGGCGGCCAGTTCCTCGGCGCCGGCGCGCGCGGCATCGTCCTTGTTGGCGATCACGACGTGCACGTCGAACGGCGACACCGACGACGGCCAACGCAGGCCCAGGTCGTCGTGGTGCTGCTCGGCGATGACGGCGACCAGCCGCGAAACGCCGATGCCGTACGAGCCCATCGTCAACCGCACCGGCTTGCCGTTCTCGCCGAGCACGTCGACCTCGAACGCGTCGGTGTACTTGCGGCCCAGCTGGAAGATGTGCCCGATCTCGATGCCCCTCGCCGACACCAGCGGGCCCGCGCCGTCGGGTGACGGATCACCGTCGCGCACCTCCGCCGCTTCGATCGTGCCGTCGGCGACGAAGTCACGACCGGCGACGAGGCCGACGACGTGCTTACCGGGCTCGTCGGCGCCGGTGATCCAGGACGTGCCGTCGACCACCCGCGGGTCGACGAGATAGCGAACCCCGTTGGCCAGCAACGCCTTCGGGCCGATGTAGCCCTTCACCAGAAACGGGTACTTCTTGAAGTCGTCTTCATCGAGCAGCGCGTACTCGGCCGGATCGAGCGCCGCGCCCAGGCGTTTGTCGTCGACTTCGCGGTCACCGGGCACGCCGATGGCGAGCAGTTCCCAGTCGCCGCCGGGTGCGCGGGTCTTGAGCACCACGTTCTTCAATGTGTCGGCCGCGGTCACTTCGCGGTCGAGCGCGGTGTTGGCCCACTCGACGAGCGTGGCGATCGTCGGGGTGTCCGGGGTGTCGTACACCTTGGCCTCGGGCTGCCCCTCGATCGGTAGGGGCTCCGGCACCGCGGTGACGACGGCCTCGACGTTGGCGGCGTAGCCGGATTCCAGGCAGCGGACGAACGTGTCCTCGCCGATCTCGCTCTCGGCCAGGAACTCCTCCGACGCGCTGCCGCCCATCGCTCCGGACACCGCCGAGACGATCACGTACTTGACGCCCAGCGTGTCGAAGATCCGCTGATACGCACCGCGATGCGCCTGGTAGACGGCTTCCAGCCCGGCGTCGTCGACATCGAACGAATACGAGTCCTTCATGACGAACTCGCGGCCCCGCAAGATGCCCGCACGCGGCCGCGCCTCGTCGCGGTACTTGGTCTGGATCTGGAACAGCAGCAGCGGGAAATCCTTGTAGCTGCTGTACTCGCCCTTCACCGTCAAGGCGAAGAACTCCTCGTGGGTGGGCCCCAGCATGTAGTCGTTGCGGCGACGGTCCTGCAGCCGGAAGACGCCGTCGCCGTACTCGGTCCAGCGGTTGGTGGTCTCGTACGGGCCCTTGGGCAGCAGCGCCGGGAACAGGATCTCCTGTCCGCCAATGGCATTCATCTCGCGACGGACCACGACCTCGATCTTGCGCAGCACCCTCAGGCCCAACGGCAGCCAGCTGTACAGCCCAGGCCCGATCGGACGGATGTAGCCGGCCCTGATCAGCAGCTTGTGGCTGGGAACTTCGGCGTCAGCCGGATCGTCGCGCAGAGTGCGCAGGAACAGCTCGGACATGCGGGTGATCACAGCCGACAACCTTACTGACCGGCGTCGGGTCGCCGAGCCGGGTGCCGAGTGCACGCATGTTCGCGGGGTCTCTCGCGAATTGCGTCCAACAAGCGTGCAGTCGACGGACGGGTTCTACAGCTCGCCGGCCTCCACCGCCTCGCGGGTGTGCTGGGCCGTGGCGATCTGGCGCGCGGAGAAGCCGATCCAGAACGCGGCGATGCCGACGATGACCGCGACGCCCGCGACCCACAGCAGCGAGTACGTGTAGCCGTAGCCCAACGCGTCGAGCTGCGCGGGAGTCATGTCCTTGACCGGTCCGGTCGTACCGCCGAGGTAGAGCGTGCGCGACGTCTGCACGGCCTGGATGACGACCAGCACCAGCGGGCCGCCGAGGTTCTGCACCATGAGCGTTATCGACGACACCGGCCCGATCTCGCGGGGGCCGACTTCGGCGACGGCGCACAGCGGCAGGATCACCGCGATCACGCCGATCCCGAAGCCGCCCACGACGATCGGACCGAACAGGTCGGGGAAGTACGGGATGCTGCGCGTCAGCGTCGAGCCGAACAGCATGGCCGCGAGTACGAACGCCCCGCCGCCGATGATGAGCCAGCGCGGCGCGATATGCGGTGCGAGTTTGGCCGCGACGACGCTGCCGACACCGAACGCGAGCGCGAATGGAATGAAGCAGATTCCCGCCTTCAACGCCGAGTAGCCGAGCACGTCCTGCACCAATAGTCCGATCATCACCGTCAGCGTCAGCATCACGCCGCCGGCGAGGAACAGTGCGACGAACGTCATCACCCGGTTGCGGTTGTCGAACACCGAGAACGGCACGATCGGATGCTCCGCGGAGCGTTCCACCACCAGGAACGCGATGAAGAAGATCGCCGACGTGATGCCCGCGCCGATCACCCAGGGATCGACCCACGCGCGCGGCGGGCCCTGGGTGAACACGAACACCGCCGACGAGCAGCCCAGCGTCGCCAGCAGAGCGCCGGTCACGTCGAGTTTGAGACGTTCGTGATGCGTCTCGGCCAGCCGGAACACCGCGATGGTGATGATCACGATGCCGATCGGCACGTTGATCAGAAACGCCAGCCGCCAGGAGATGACGGTGAGCGCGCCGCCGAGCACCAGGCCCAGCACCGAGCCGATTCCCTGCATGGCCGCCGAGACCGCCAGCGCACGGTTGCGGGCCTGTCCGACCGCGTACGTCGTGGCGATGAGCGCCAAGCCGGTCGGCGCGGCCACCGCGGCACCGGTCCCTTGCACGGCCCTCGCAACGATCAAGGTGATGCCGTCTGTGGCGAGCCCGCACACCAGCGACGCGATCGTGAAGACGCCGACGCCGGACAGGAACGCGCGTTTGTGGCCGATGGCGTCGCCGATGCGTCCGCCGAGCAGCAACAGCCCGCCGAATGCCAGCACGTAGGCCGTGATCACCCAGCTCTTCGCGACGTCGGAGAGGTCCAGATCGGCCTGCATCCGCGGCAGCGCGACGATGACGATGGTGCCGTCGAGCGTCGACATCAGCTGCATGCCGGTGATCGCGATGATCGCGATGCCCAGTACCGACGACGACAGCGGTGTGGTGGCCCGGTCAGGCCCTGAGGAACCGCCCACCGCAGACATGGCTTGCCAGCCTACCGAGCCTGGTGATTTCGGCGTGCACAGTCACCCTGAGCGTGACCCAGCACGCCGAAATCACAGGAGTTAGAGCTCGCCCTGCTCGAAGGCGTCCTTGACTTCCTGCGCGTGCGCCACCTGCGCGGCCGTGTAGCCGATGAACAGCGCGACGGCGCCGACGATCACCGCGACCGCGGCCACCCACAGCAGCCCGTAGGTGTAGCCCTGATCCAGCGCATGCAGCTGCGCGGCGTTCATGTCCTTGACCGGTCCGTTGGTGCCGCCCAGATACAGCGTGCGCGATGTGATGACCGCCTGGATCACGGCCAGCACGACCGGCCCGCCGAGGTTCTGCAGCATCAACGCGATCGCCGACACCGGCCCGATCTGGTCGAATCCCACGCCGGCGATCGCCGACACGGTCAGCGGGACCACGATCATGCCGATGCCGAAGCCGCCGACCACGATCGGGACGACCAGGTTCGGGAAGTACGGGATGTTGGCGTCCAGCGTGGAACCGTAGATCATCGCGCCGAGCACCAACACACCGCCGGCGATCACCAGCACGCGCGGCGGGAACAGCGACACCAGTGCCGAGGACGCACCGAGGCCGATGCCGAGCGCGATCACGAACGGGATGAAGCCGATGCCCGCGCGTAATGCGCTGTAGCCCATGATGTCCTGCACGTAGAGCCCGATCAGCACGGTCAGCGTGAACATCACGCCGCCGGCCAGGAACACCGCAGCGAACGTGGCGACCCGGTTGCGGTCCTTGAACAGGTCCAG
The nucleotide sequence above comes from Mycolicibacterium moriokaense. Encoded proteins:
- a CDS encoding proline--tRNA ligase — encoded protein: MITRMSELFLRTLRDDPADAEVPSHKLLIRAGYIRPIGPGLYSWLPLGLRVLRKIEVVVRREMNAIGGQEILFPALLPKGPYETTNRWTEYGDGVFRLQDRRRNDYMLGPTHEEFFALTVKGEYSSYKDFPLLLFQIQTKYRDEARPRAGILRGREFVMKDSYSFDVDDAGLEAVYQAHRGAYQRIFDTLGVKYVIVSAVSGAMGGSASEEFLAESEIGEDTFVRCLESGYAANVEAVVTAVPEPLPIEGQPEAKVYDTPDTPTIATLVEWANTALDREVTAADTLKNVVLKTRAPGGDWELLAIGVPGDREVDDKRLGAALDPAEYALLDEDDFKKYPFLVKGYIGPKALLANGVRYLVDPRVVDGTSWITGADEPGKHVVGLVAGRDFVADGTIEAAEVRDGDPSPDGAGPLVSARGIEIGHIFQLGRKYTDAFEVDVLGENGKPVRLTMGSYGIGVSRLVAVIAEQHHDDLGLRWPSSVSPFDVHVVIANKDDAARAGAEELAAELDRRGLELLLDDRTASPGVKFKDAELLGVPWIVVVGRGWADGVVELRNRFTGETREVPVADAATEIAAALTS
- the nusA gene encoding transcription termination factor NusA translates to MNIDMAALHAIEADKGISVDVVVETIKSALLTAYRHTEGHEADARIEIDRKTGVVQVLARETDEDGNVISEWDDTPEGFGRIAATTARQVILQRLRDAENEKNYGEFSAREGDIVGGVIQRDARANARGLVVVRMGSETKGSEGVIPAAEQVPGERYEHGDRLRCYVVGVTRGAREPLITLSRTHPNLVRKLFSLEVPEIAEGSVEIVAVAREAGHRSKIAVTSRVPGLNAKGACIGPMGQRVRNVMSELSGEKIDIIDFDPDPAKFVANALSPAKVVSVSVIDETARAARVVVPDFQLSLAIGKEGQNARLAARLTGWRIDIRSDAEAVPAG
- the rimP gene encoding ribosome maturation factor RimP translates to MTERSAGLPSQKQVVELLDGEFARAGYEIENVVIDAAARPPRITVVADGDQGLDLDAAAALSRSASELLDRVDRSATPYVLEVTSPGVDRPLTTEKHFRRARGRKVDLTLSDGAELTGRLGETSDGTVRLIVRDPRSAALSVREIAMDSIAKAVVQVEFSPPNQRELELAGLSEKEAPR
- a CDS encoding MFS transporter — translated: MSAVGGSSGPDRATTPLSSSVLGIAIIAITGMQLMSTLDGTIVIVALPRMQADLDLSDVAKSWVITAYVLAFGGLLLLGGRIGDAIGHKRAFLSGVGVFTIASLVCGLATDGITLIVARAVQGTGAAVAAPTGLALIATTYAVGQARNRALAVSAAMQGIGSVLGLVLGGALTVISWRLAFLINVPIGIVIITIAVFRLAETHHERLKLDVTGALLATLGCSSAVFVFTQGPPRAWVDPWVIGAGITSAIFFIAFLVVERSAEHPIVPFSVFDNRNRVMTFVALFLAGGVMLTLTVMIGLLVQDVLGYSALKAGICFIPFALAFGVGSVVAAKLAPHIAPRWLIIGGGAFVLAAMLFGSTLTRSIPYFPDLFGPIVVGGFGIGVIAVILPLCAVAEVGPREIGPVSSITLMVQNLGGPLVLVVIQAVQTSRTLYLGGTTGPVKDMTPAQLDALGYGYTYSLLWVAGVAVIVGIAAFWIGFSARQIATAQHTREAVEAGEL
- a CDS encoding ferritin-like domain-containing protein, whose product is MTSPRPSPTPSSPSSTSPTTTTSSRAAEPTSPTRPPNPADGALFDAIATAQAAIYGYGIVSAHASPDMNYLVSSSMAQHRKRREEALAMLEARSVEAPLPAAGYQLPMEVDNPTDAAELAVRMEKDSAVAWRAVIEQATDEQERAFGVSALTECAVTAAEWSRVLGTKPITVAFPGGSE